Proteins co-encoded in one Candidatus Delongbacteria bacterium genomic window:
- a CDS encoding methyltransferase domain-containing protein, giving the protein MQHASTAELARHFDALAPVWTACPYLDAPGEAEHVLRLLKPGPRATGLDLACGSGQLTAGLAGAGGRLLAADLSERMLKLAACRFVEARINNVVITVQDAHRLEYANGLFEWVVCRYAWRLFEEPALVLTELARVTRPGARLYLSDWCEPSGPLDACLGRLDAFHRRCLTEAWWEEQLAGLPFQTELRRRRTERLDPVVWGELAGLDPAEARRRFDEFRAAEGAGIHCQELDNRPVWIAERLELVLLRTARPAK; this is encoded by the coding sequence ATGCAGCACGCCTCCACGGCCGAACTGGCCCGGCACTTCGACGCCCTGGCTCCCGTCTGGACCGCCTGCCCCTACCTGGACGCGCCGGGCGAGGCCGAGCACGTGCTGCGGCTGCTCAAGCCCGGGCCGCGCGCCACGGGCCTGGACCTGGCCTGCGGCAGCGGCCAGCTCACCGCCGGACTCGCGGGCGCCGGCGGGCGCCTCCTGGCGGCGGACCTGAGCGAGCGCATGCTCAAACTGGCGGCCTGCCGCTTCGTGGAGGCACGCATCAACAACGTGGTGATCACCGTCCAGGACGCCCACCGGCTGGAGTACGCCAACGGACTCTTCGAGTGGGTGGTCTGCCGCTACGCCTGGCGCCTCTTCGAGGAGCCGGCCCTGGTGCTGACGGAACTGGCCCGCGTCACCCGGCCGGGGGCGCGGCTCTACCTCAGCGACTGGTGCGAGCCCAGCGGGCCCCTGGATGCCTGCCTGGGCCGGCTGGACGCCTTCCACCGCCGCTGCCTGACGGAGGCCTGGTGGGAGGAGCAGCTGGCCGGCCTGCCCTTCCAGACCGAACTGCGCCGCCGCCGGACCGAGCGGCTGGATCCCGTGGTCTGGGGCGAATTGGCCGGTCTGGATCCCGCCGAGGCGCGCCGACGCTTCGACGAGTTCCGCGCCGCCGAGGGCGCCGGGATCCACTGCCAGGAACTGGACAACCGCCCGGTCTGGATCGCCGAGCGGCTGGAACTGGTGTTGCTGCGCACGGCCCGCCCGGCCAAATGA
- a CDS encoding NUDIX domain-containing protein, with protein MSGPATLDYAGYLDLLRRTGPPRMAWIPLAELDEERTGFAVHLAFTAQGLVLVRNRERACWELPGGRKEPGERSLDTARRELAEECGAGPAELRPWCGYEVRLGERVTRGLLCLTFLSELPGPPPESEIAEARVVRRWPGALCYPHIQGRILQQAARRLIARPDVPALPELPNSLLSILIDAPPPLGEIPPPPQNRPA; from the coding sequence ATGAGCGGCCCCGCCACCCTGGATTACGCGGGCTACCTGGATCTGCTGCGCCGGACGGGTCCGCCGCGGATGGCCTGGATTCCCTTGGCCGAGCTGGACGAGGAACGGACGGGCTTCGCCGTGCACCTGGCCTTCACGGCCCAGGGCTTGGTGCTGGTGCGCAACCGGGAGCGCGCCTGCTGGGAGCTGCCCGGCGGACGCAAGGAGCCCGGCGAGCGCAGCCTGGACACCGCGCGCCGGGAACTGGCGGAAGAGTGCGGCGCGGGCCCGGCGGAGCTGCGGCCCTGGTGCGGCTACGAAGTCCGGCTGGGGGAGCGCGTCACGCGCGGCCTGCTTTGCCTGACTTTCTTGTCTGAACTGCCCGGGCCACCGCCGGAGAGCGAGATCGCCGAGGCCCGGGTGGTGCGCCGCTGGCCCGGAGCGCTCTGCTACCCGCACATCCAGGGCCGCATCCTCCAGCAGGCGGCGCGCCGCCTGATCGCTCGCCCGGACGTTCCGGCGCTCCCGGAACTGCCGAACTCCTTGCTGTCCATTCTGATCGACGCTCCGCCGCCCCTGGGCGAGATTCCTCCCCCGCCCCAGAACCGCCCCGCCTGA
- the radC gene encoding DNA repair protein RadC — MKMNVAAGPRERLRTQGPRALEMADLLALVLVSGSRRESVFDVSRRLLDEVGPRALGGTRGVEEAMRVYGLGQAKAAQLVAALEIGRRLYDPGAREFPVLHQPSSVARHLAPMGRLMREQFRCLYLDVTNRLIRDEVISIGGLSTSLVHPREVFHFAVQYSAANLVLAHNHPAGSLEPSPEDLDLTRQLCRAGEIMGIQVLDHLIISAGGWFSFHEHGLLGRERPV, encoded by the coding sequence ATGAAGATGAACGTGGCGGCCGGCCCCCGGGAGCGCCTGCGCACGCAAGGTCCCCGGGCCCTGGAGATGGCGGATCTGCTGGCCCTGGTGCTGGTGAGCGGTTCGCGCCGGGAATCGGTGTTCGATGTGAGCCGGCGCCTGCTGGACGAGGTAGGCCCGCGGGCCCTGGGCGGCACGCGGGGCGTGGAAGAGGCCATGCGCGTCTACGGGCTGGGGCAGGCCAAGGCCGCCCAGCTGGTGGCCGCGCTGGAGATTGGCCGGCGCCTGTACGATCCCGGCGCGCGGGAGTTTCCCGTCCTGCACCAGCCCTCCAGCGTGGCGCGCCATCTGGCGCCCATGGGCCGGCTGATGCGCGAACAGTTCCGCTGCCTCTATCTGGACGTCACGAACCGGCTGATCCGCGACGAGGTGATCTCCATCGGCGGACTGAGCACCAGCCTGGTCCACCCGCGCGAGGTCTTCCACTTTGCCGTCCAGTACAGCGCGGCCAACCTGGTGCTGGCGCACAACCATCCGGCGGGGAGCCTGGAGCCCAGCCCGGAGGATCTGGACCTGACGCGCCAGCTCTGCCGGGCGGGGGAGATCATGGGAATCCAGGTGCTGGATCACCTGATCATTTCCGCCGGCGGCTGGTTCTCCTTCCACGAACACGGCCTGCTGGGCAGGGAGCGGCCGGTGTGA
- a CDS encoding TatD family hydrolase, which translates to MFIDSHVHLDGPDYDGDRAEVLARARAAGVESLVQIGYNRLTIERGMALFADQDWIHFSTGLHPHDSADWSAELEAWIEERSAWPRVVAIGEVGLDWFRDYAPAETQLRVFRQMIRLARRRGLPLIVHSRAAEEDTLRVLEEEGAGDVGGVMHCYAYGVETARRLRELGFLLSFPCSVTYPKRNQTEVIAELQVEQMLLETDSPFLPPQRLRGQRNEPACVAEAAAVIARVKGLSVEDVARITRRNARVLFRLDLAEERVLAYPIRRSLYLNLTNRCTADCGFCTRLTHPVVKGHNLALRREQEPTAAELIAAIEARGGAGAWDEFVFCGYGEPMMRLDELKAVAAWLKERGARVRVNTNGHADLWHKRPTAGELRGLVDVVSISLNADNAAQYAAIVRPAWGERSFQGLLDFARDAARVVPEVVFTVVDDGSIDIEGCRRIAAEYGVPLRVRLLDETG; encoded by the coding sequence GTGTTCATCGATTCCCATGTCCATCTGGACGGGCCGGACTACGACGGGGATCGCGCCGAAGTGCTGGCGCGGGCCCGCGCCGCCGGCGTGGAGAGTCTGGTCCAGATCGGCTACAACCGGCTGACCATCGAACGCGGGATGGCCCTGTTCGCCGACCAGGACTGGATCCACTTCAGCACAGGCCTGCATCCCCACGACTCCGCCGATTGGAGCGCCGAGCTGGAGGCCTGGATCGAGGAGCGCTCCGCCTGGCCGCGCGTGGTGGCCATCGGCGAGGTGGGGCTGGACTGGTTCCGCGACTACGCCCCCGCCGAGACCCAGCTGCGCGTGTTCCGGCAGATGATCCGGCTGGCCCGCCGACGCGGCCTGCCGCTTATCGTGCACTCCCGGGCCGCCGAGGAGGACACCCTGCGCGTCCTCGAGGAGGAGGGGGCCGGGGACGTGGGCGGCGTGATGCACTGCTACGCCTACGGGGTGGAGACGGCCCGCCGGCTGCGCGAGCTGGGATTCCTGCTGAGTTTCCCCTGCAGCGTCACCTATCCCAAGCGCAACCAGACCGAGGTGATCGCCGAACTCCAGGTGGAGCAGATGCTGCTGGAGACGGACTCGCCTTTCCTGCCGCCCCAGCGGCTGCGCGGGCAGCGCAACGAGCCGGCCTGCGTGGCGGAGGCCGCCGCCGTGATCGCACGGGTCAAGGGGCTGAGCGTAGAGGACGTGGCCCGGATCACGCGCCGCAACGCCCGCGTGCTCTTCCGCCTGGACCTGGCCGAGGAGCGCGTGCTGGCCTATCCCATCCGGCGCAGCCTCTACCTGAACCTGACCAATCGCTGCACGGCGGACTGCGGCTTCTGCACGCGGCTCACCCACCCGGTGGTCAAGGGCCACAACCTGGCCCTGCGCCGGGAGCAGGAACCCACGGCGGCGGAGCTCATCGCGGCCATCGAGGCCCGGGGCGGCGCGGGTGCCTGGGACGAGTTCGTGTTCTGCGGCTACGGCGAACCGATGATGCGCCTGGACGAGCTGAAGGCCGTGGCGGCCTGGCTGAAGGAGCGCGGCGCCCGGGTGCGCGTGAACACCAACGGCCACGCCGACCTTTGGCACAAGCGGCCCACCGCCGGCGAGTTGCGCGGGCTGGTGGACGTGGTCTCCATCTCCCTGAACGCGGACAACGCCGCCCAGTACGCGGCCATCGTGCGGCCGGCCTGGGGCGAGCGCAGCTTCCAGGGCCTGCTGGACTTCGCCCGGGACGCCGCCCGGGTGGTGCCGGAGGTGGTCTTCACGGTCGTGGACGACGGCAGCATCGACATCGAGGGCTGCCGGCGCATCGCGGCGGAATACGGCGTGCCGCTGCGCGTGCGCCTCCTGGACGAAACCGGCTGA
- the rsmA gene encoding 16S rRNA (adenine(1518)-N(6)/adenine(1519)-N(6))-dimethyltransferase RsmA: protein MEKSYKSMAPKKSLGQNFLSDPWWIERIARALEIQEEDCVLEIGPGKGALTRALLPYTRDLLAVEIDQRMVELLQAELGAHPNLRVIHEDFLRFDLGAALGGRRVRVVGNLPYHITSSILMRVLEEIRRGQTDPAAAQITDFAIMIQKEVAQRILSGPGSREYGILSVYVGLLCDGRILLDVPPGAFFPKPKVDSAVIRLRPLATPRAEVLDWDFFRRVVRAAFNQRRKMLRRSLLNIPGVPNPEGLENADELLSRRPETLSVPEFADLAARLGALRAAPAGEARP from the coding sequence ATGGAGAAGTCCTACAAGTCCATGGCGCCCAAGAAATCCCTTGGGCAGAACTTCCTCAGCGACCCCTGGTGGATCGAGCGCATCGCCCGCGCGCTGGAGATCCAGGAGGAGGACTGCGTGCTGGAGATCGGCCCCGGCAAGGGGGCGCTCACCCGCGCGCTGCTGCCCTACACGCGGGACCTGCTGGCCGTGGAGATCGACCAGCGGATGGTCGAGCTGCTGCAGGCCGAGCTGGGCGCTCATCCCAACCTGCGCGTGATCCACGAGGACTTCCTGCGCTTCGACCTGGGCGCCGCGCTGGGCGGACGTCGGGTGCGCGTGGTGGGCAACCTGCCGTATCACATCACCAGCTCGATCCTGATGCGCGTGCTGGAGGAGATCCGCCGGGGCCAGACGGATCCCGCCGCGGCCCAGATCACCGACTTCGCCATCATGATCCAGAAGGAGGTGGCCCAGCGGATCCTCAGCGGCCCGGGCAGTCGCGAGTACGGCATCCTCTCGGTCTACGTGGGCCTGCTCTGCGACGGGCGCATCCTGCTGGACGTGCCGCCGGGGGCCTTCTTCCCCAAGCCCAAGGTGGACAGCGCCGTGATCCGCCTGCGTCCGTTGGCGACCCCGCGCGCCGAGGTGCTGGACTGGGACTTCTTCCGCCGGGTGGTGCGCGCGGCCTTCAACCAGCGGCGCAAGATGCTGCGCCGCTCCCTGCTCAACATTCCCGGCGTGCCCAATCCCGAGGGGCTGGAGAACGCCGACGAACTGCTCTCGCGCCGGCCCGAGACGCTCAGCGTGCCGGAGTTCGCCGACCTGGCGGCCCGCCTGGGCGCGCTGCGCGCGGCTCCCGCCGGGGAGGCGCGGCCGTGA
- the mgtE gene encoding magnesium transporter, translating to MNPNPRLHPDDLPEDLGELHEFFRDSHPADIAELMQRVDEEAALALFLAIDAELQAEILPELGESLRESILERLTHATLVPVLNEMESDDAADLMQELHELDEALAEDVLADQQLDQELREDLDELLEHEDDTAGGVMAREFVAVGRTMTVDEAIGEVRHLAEDREVDDIYAVYVVDEEGRLLGLVSLQRLLLARRGQRMDEIMDPDVISVQADTDQEQVAALARKYDLVTIPVVDAQGVLLGRVTMDDVYDIAHEEAAEDISRLAGTVEDVLERSSLTVVRQRTPWLLVGLAGGLVNALVMSRFEADLRALLSASFFVPVVMGMGGNVANQSATIVVRGLATGELQVKDLVPRLWKESKVGFALGLACSLVMLGVVWLWMGDGATAGVIALAMACVITQATVMGAFVPLLLKWVGADPAMASGPFLSTSNDILGLSVYLLLISTLLT from the coding sequence GTGAATCCGAACCCCCGCCTGCACCCCGACGACCTGCCCGAGGATCTGGGCGAGCTGCACGAGTTCTTCCGGGACAGCCACCCCGCGGACATCGCCGAGCTGATGCAGCGCGTGGACGAGGAAGCCGCGCTGGCCCTGTTCCTGGCCATCGACGCCGAGCTGCAGGCGGAGATCCTGCCCGAGCTGGGCGAGTCCCTGCGCGAGAGCATCCTGGAGCGGCTGACCCACGCCACGCTGGTGCCCGTCCTGAACGAGATGGAGTCCGACGACGCCGCGGACCTGATGCAGGAGCTGCACGAGCTGGACGAGGCCCTGGCCGAGGACGTGCTGGCGGACCAGCAGCTGGACCAGGAGCTGCGCGAGGACCTGGACGAGCTACTCGAGCACGAGGATGACACCGCCGGCGGCGTCATGGCCCGCGAGTTCGTCGCCGTGGGCCGGACGATGACCGTGGACGAGGCCATCGGCGAGGTGCGGCACCTGGCCGAGGACCGCGAGGTGGACGACATCTACGCGGTTTACGTGGTGGACGAGGAGGGCCGCCTGCTGGGCCTGGTCAGCCTGCAGCGCCTGCTGCTGGCGCGGCGCGGGCAGCGCATGGACGAGATCATGGACCCCGACGTGATCTCCGTCCAGGCGGACACGGACCAGGAGCAGGTGGCGGCCCTGGCCCGCAAGTACGATCTGGTGACCATCCCCGTGGTGGACGCCCAGGGCGTGCTGCTGGGCCGGGTGACCATGGACGACGTCTACGACATCGCCCACGAGGAGGCCGCGGAGGACATCTCGCGCCTGGCCGGCACCGTGGAGGACGTGCTCGAGCGCTCCAGCCTGACGGTGGTGCGCCAGCGCACGCCCTGGCTGCTGGTGGGCCTGGCCGGCGGGCTGGTCAACGCGCTGGTGATGAGCCGCTTCGAGGCCGACCTGCGCGCCCTGCTCTCCGCCAGTTTCTTCGTCCCGGTGGTGATGGGCATGGGCGGCAACGTGGCCAACCAGTCGGCCACTATCGTGGTGCGCGGCCTGGCCACGGGCGAGCTGCAGGTCAAGGACCTCGTGCCGCGGCTCTGGAAGGAATCCAAGGTGGGCTTCGCCCTGGGTCTGGCCTGCAGCCTGGTGATGCTGGGCGTGGTCTGGCTCTGGATGGGCGACGGCGCCACCGCCGGCGTGATCGCCCTGGCCATGGCCTGCGTGATCACCCAGGCCACGGTGATGGGGGCCTTCGTGCCGCTGCTGCTCAAGTGGGTGGGCGCGGACCCGGCCATGGCCAGCGGGCCCTTCCTCTCCACCAGCAACGACATCCTCGGGCTCTCCGTCTACCTGCTGCTCATCAGCACGCTGCTCACCTGA
- the recO gene encoding DNA repair protein RecO, with protein MDRRAQALVLRRIPYGDTSLVLHVHTRETGRLGLMAKGVRRSKSRLEPVLQTGHLVELQLLVREGRELQLLKDADLREDFRGLRRDYVRLLSGLLVCEILERTQLPDQPDPLLFDTAVDVLRLAAGASPRPQNLVYWFLLFLLSHSGYGLDLEACSRCGRPWEEFRRREGAGLDPREGRVRCPDCRPGGEETGLPPGLWRVLRFLLHSPPEEVARREITPGTRVLVRNLLETLLHAHLSPTLELKSLRQLDELETTTETTREGHGDEDD; from the coding sequence ATGGACCGGCGCGCGCAGGCCCTCGTGTTGAGGCGCATTCCCTACGGCGACACCAGCCTGGTGCTGCACGTCCACACCCGCGAGACCGGTCGGCTGGGGCTGATGGCCAAAGGTGTGCGCCGGTCCAAGTCGCGGCTGGAACCCGTCCTGCAGACCGGCCATTTGGTGGAGCTGCAGCTGCTGGTGCGCGAGGGGCGCGAGCTGCAGCTGCTCAAGGACGCGGACCTGCGCGAGGATTTCCGCGGCCTTCGCCGGGACTACGTCCGACTCTTGAGCGGTCTCTTGGTCTGCGAGATCCTCGAGCGCACCCAACTCCCCGACCAGCCGGACCCCCTGCTCTTCGACACGGCCGTGGACGTGCTGCGGCTGGCGGCGGGGGCGAGTCCGCGGCCCCAGAACCTGGTCTATTGGTTCCTCCTCTTCCTCTTGTCACATTCCGGCTACGGATTGGATCTGGAGGCCTGCTCCCGCTGCGGCCGACCCTGGGAGGAGTTCCGGCGCCGCGAGGGCGCGGGGCTGGACCCCCGGGAAGGCCGCGTCCGCTGCCCGGACTGCCGTCCCGGCGGCGAGGAGACCGGCCTGCCGCCCGGCCTGTGGCGCGTGCTGCGCTTCCTGCTGCACAGCCCGCCGGAGGAGGTGGCCCGCCGGGAGATCACGCCCGGCACGCGGGTTCTGGTGCGCAACTTGCTGGAGACCCTGCTGCACGCGCACCTGTCGCCCACGCTCGAACTGAAGAGCCTGCGGCAATTGGACGAGCTGGAAACGACCACGGAAACCACCCGGGAGGGGCATGGAGACGAAGACGATTGA
- a CDS encoding glycine--tRNA ligase, with amino-acid sequence METKTIEVMDKLVSLCKRRGFIFQSSEIYGGLASCWDYGPLGVELKNNLQRAWWTEMTRRHENIVGLDAAILMRPEVWRASGHVDGFVDPLVDCKECRSRFRADQIDATQPCPSCGGALTEPRQFNLMFRTNLGPMEDTASQIYIRPETAQGIYVDYLLVQNAARLQVPFGIAQVGKAFRNEIKPGNFIFRTCEFEQMEMQFFVKPGEDDEWMAHWKQKRMDYYLCLGIRPENLRFHQHGPGELAHYAREAWDVEFQFPFGWQEIEGIHNRTDFDLKAHQSMSGKKMDYIDSGKGERYLPYIIETSSGLNRTLLMFLCDAYREDVVDDEPRVLLALPHKLAPITFAVLPLVKKDGIGELAHQLYDDLCGRWNGFYDHAGAIGRRYRRMDEVGTPWCITVDYDSKTDGSVTVRHRDDCRQERVKMDQLKTWLFERMEG; translated from the coding sequence ATGGAGACGAAGACGATTGAGGTGATGGACAAGCTGGTGAGTCTGTGCAAGCGGCGCGGCTTCATCTTCCAGTCCAGCGAGATCTACGGCGGACTGGCTTCCTGCTGGGATTACGGCCCCTTGGGCGTGGAGTTGAAGAACAACCTGCAGCGCGCCTGGTGGACGGAGATGACCCGGCGCCACGAGAACATCGTCGGCCTGGACGCCGCCATCCTGATGCGGCCTGAAGTCTGGCGGGCCTCCGGGCACGTGGACGGGTTCGTGGACCCCCTGGTGGACTGCAAGGAGTGCCGCTCGCGCTTCCGCGCCGACCAGATCGACGCCACCCAGCCCTGCCCCAGCTGCGGCGGCGCGCTGACGGAGCCGCGCCAGTTCAACCTGATGTTCCGCACGAACCTGGGTCCGATGGAGGACACGGCCAGCCAGATCTACATCCGGCCCGAGACGGCCCAGGGCATCTACGTGGACTACCTGCTGGTCCAGAACGCCGCGCGCCTGCAGGTGCCCTTCGGCATCGCCCAGGTGGGCAAGGCCTTCCGCAACGAGATCAAGCCGGGCAACTTCATCTTCCGCACCTGCGAGTTCGAGCAGATGGAGATGCAGTTCTTCGTCAAGCCCGGCGAGGACGACGAGTGGATGGCCCACTGGAAGCAGAAGCGGATGGACTATTACCTGTGCCTGGGCATCCGGCCCGAGAACCTGCGCTTCCACCAGCACGGCCCGGGCGAATTGGCCCACTACGCCCGCGAGGCCTGGGACGTGGAGTTCCAGTTCCCCTTCGGCTGGCAGGAGATCGAAGGCATCCACAACCGGACGGACTTCGACCTGAAGGCCCACCAGTCCATGTCCGGCAAAAAGATGGACTACATCGACAGCGGGAAGGGCGAGCGCTACCTGCCCTACATCATCGAGACCTCCTCGGGTCTCAATCGCACGCTGCTGATGTTCCTCTGCGACGCCTACCGCGAGGACGTGGTGGACGACGAGCCGCGCGTGCTGCTGGCCCTGCCCCACAAGCTGGCGCCCATCACCTTTGCCGTGCTGCCCCTGGTGAAGAAGGACGGCATCGGCGAGCTGGCCCATCAGTTGTACGACGACCTGTGCGGGCGCTGGAACGGCTTCTACGACCACGCCGGCGCCATCGGCCGGCGCTACCGGCGCATGGACGAGGTGGGCACGCCCTGGTGCATCACGGTGGACTACGACAGCAAGACCGACGGCAGCGTGACCGTCCGGCACCGGGACGATTGCCGCCAGGAACGGGTGAAAATGGACCAGCTCAAGACCTGGCTCTTCGAGCGCATGGAAGGCTGA